A single Paraburkholderia sp. FT54 DNA region contains:
- the aroG gene encoding 3-deoxy-7-phosphoheptulonate synthase AroG, translated as MPPHNTDDVRIRELKELTPPAHLIREFACDETVSDVIYNSRTAMHRILHGMEDRLIVIIGPCSIHDTKAAMEYAGRLIEQRKRFAGELEIVMRVYFEKPRTTVGWKGLINDPHMDNSFKINDGLRTARELLLRINELGLPAGTEYLDMISPQYIADLISWGAIGARTTESQVHRELASGLSCPVGFKNGTDGNVKIAVDAIKAASQPHHFLSVTKGGHSAIVSTAGNEDCHIILRGGKTPNYDADSVNAACADIGKAGLAARLMIDASHANSSKKHENQIPVCADIGRQIASGDERIVGVMVESHLVAGRQDLQEGCALTYGQSITDACIGWDESVAVLEGLADAVKQRRVARGSGN; from the coding sequence ATGCCCCCGCACAATACCGACGATGTCCGCATCCGCGAACTGAAAGAACTCACGCCGCCCGCTCACCTGATCCGCGAATTCGCTTGCGACGAAACGGTGTCCGACGTGATCTACAACTCGCGCACCGCGATGCATCGCATTCTGCACGGCATGGAAGACCGCTTGATCGTGATCATCGGACCGTGCTCGATTCACGATACCAAGGCAGCGATGGAATATGCGGGGCGTCTGATCGAGCAGCGCAAGCGCTTCGCGGGCGAACTCGAAATCGTGATGCGCGTGTACTTCGAAAAGCCGCGCACTACCGTGGGCTGGAAGGGTCTCATCAACGACCCGCACATGGACAACAGCTTCAAGATCAACGACGGCCTGCGCACCGCGCGCGAGCTGCTGTTGCGCATCAACGAACTGGGCCTGCCGGCCGGCACCGAATATCTCGACATGATCAGCCCGCAGTACATCGCCGACCTGATCTCGTGGGGTGCGATCGGCGCGCGCACCACCGAGTCCCAGGTGCACCGCGAACTGGCTTCGGGACTGTCGTGCCCAGTCGGCTTCAAGAACGGCACGGACGGCAACGTCAAGATCGCCGTCGACGCGATCAAGGCCGCTTCGCAGCCGCACCATTTCCTGTCGGTCACCAAGGGCGGCCACTCGGCGATCGTCTCGACTGCAGGGAATGAGGACTGCCACATCATCCTGCGTGGCGGCAAGACGCCAAACTACGACGCGGACAGCGTCAACGCGGCATGCGCGGACATTGGCAAAGCCGGTCTCGCCGCGCGTCTGATGATCGACGCGAGCCACGCGAACAGCTCGAAGAAGCACGAGAATCAGATTCCGGTGTGCGCGGATATCGGCCGTCAGATTGCTTCGGGTGACGAACGGATTGTCGGCGTGATGGTGGAATCGCATCTGGTGGCCGGCCGCCAGGACCTGCAGGAAGGCTGCGCGCTGACGTACGGCCAGAGCATCACCGACGCGTGCATCGGCTGGGATGAAAGCGTCGCCGTGCTCGAAGGCCTCGCCGACGCGGTCAAGCAACGCCGTGTGGCACGCGGCAGCGGCAACTGA
- a CDS encoding type II toxin-antitoxin system RelE/ParE family toxin, with protein sequence MEQEKEIRWLGSSYHDLLAFPEEMRRRAGFQLGKIQAGLDPDDWKPFDSIGPGTREIRIKEADGIFRVMYVTKFVEALYVLHCFQKKTQKLGPRDRKIAETRYRAIINDRKT encoded by the coding sequence ATGGAGCAGGAAAAAGAAATTCGCTGGCTAGGCTCCAGCTATCACGATTTACTCGCCTTTCCCGAAGAGATGCGTCGCCGAGCGGGGTTTCAACTGGGCAAGATTCAGGCAGGGCTCGACCCTGACGACTGGAAACCGTTTGACTCAATCGGCCCTGGAACGCGCGAGATTCGCATCAAGGAGGCAGACGGCATTTTTCGCGTCATGTACGTGACCAAGTTTGTGGAAGCACTGTACGTGCTGCATTGCTTCCAGAAGAAAACGCAAAAGCTGGGTCCGCGTGACAGGAAGATTGCCGAAACGCGGTATCGCGCCATCATTAACGATAGGAAAACTTAG
- a CDS encoding helix-turn-helix domain-containing protein, producing the protein MTIDTKIRHVTRPGANLFLELGFSAEEAKRLHAASQKQINDTRLLKEQLMTELSTWIEQHHLKQAEAAEILMVSRPRVSDVVNKKTTKFTIDTLVEMMSRIGKPVTLAVG; encoded by the coding sequence ATGACGATCGACACCAAAATTCGTCACGTAACCAGGCCCGGCGCCAATCTGTTCCTCGAACTCGGCTTTTCCGCTGAAGAGGCGAAACGCCTGCACGCCGCGTCGCAAAAACAGATCAACGACACGCGGCTGCTCAAGGAGCAGCTTATGACGGAACTGTCCACCTGGATCGAACAGCATCATTTGAAGCAGGCCGAGGCAGCCGAGATTCTGATGGTGTCGCGCCCGCGCGTGTCCGACGTGGTCAACAAGAAGACCACCAAGTTCACCATCGACACTTTGGTGGAAATGATGAGCCGGATCGGTAAGCCAGTCACGCTGGCGGTCGGCTAA
- a CDS encoding cob(I)yrinic acid a,c-diamide adenosyltransferase has protein sequence MGNRLSKIATRTGDDGTTGLGDGSRVRKDSARIAAIGDVDELNSNLGVLLCESLPDKVRTALVAIQHDLFDLGGELCIPGHTMITDRQLAQLDDWLADYNAALPPLKEFILPGGSRAASLAHVCRTVCRRAERAIVALGEHETINAAPRQYVNRLSDLLFVLARVLNRADGGTDVLWQHERSAG, from the coding sequence ATGGGCAACCGCTTGAGCAAGATCGCCACCCGTACGGGGGACGACGGCACCACCGGTCTTGGCGATGGCAGCCGTGTGCGCAAAGACAGCGCGCGCATCGCCGCGATAGGCGACGTGGACGAACTCAACTCGAACCTCGGCGTGTTGCTGTGTGAATCCTTGCCGGACAAGGTGCGGACAGCGCTAGTTGCGATTCAGCACGATCTGTTCGACCTTGGCGGCGAACTGTGCATTCCCGGCCACACGATGATTACCGACCGGCAACTCGCCCAACTCGACGACTGGCTTGCCGACTACAACGCGGCTCTGCCGCCGCTGAAGGAGTTCATTCTGCCAGGCGGCTCACGCGCGGCCTCGCTCGCACATGTGTGCCGCACCGTGTGCCGCCGTGCCGAACGGGCGATCGTTGCGTTGGGTGAGCACGAGACCATTAACGCCGCGCCGCGCCAGTATGTGAACCGGCTATCCGATCTGCTGTTCGTGCTCGCGCGCGTGCTCAATCGTGCGGACGGTGGCACCGACGTGCTGTGGCAGCACGAGCGCAGCGCCGGCTAG
- a CDS encoding FAD-linked oxidase C-terminal domain-containing protein produces the protein MNHPVPPAPLRRPFPAELLSALKAAFADRVSVSDAVRAHHGRDESPFDPQLPDAVVFARTTEDVQTIVKLCGQYNVPIIPYGNGSSLEGHLLAVQGGVSIDLSEMNRVLSINAEDLTVTVEPGISRKQLNEALRDTGLFFPIDPGADASIGGMSATRASGTNAVRYGTMRENVLGLTVVLADGRVIKTGTRARKSSAGYDLTRLFVGSEGTLGVITEITVRLYPQPEAVSAAVCAFPSMGAAVRAVIETIQMGVPIARVEFVDSLAIRSINRHSNLTLREAPTLFFEFHGTEAGVKEQAELVQEIAAQNAGEGFEWATRPEDRSRLWNARHNAYFAMLQLKPGCRAVTTDVCVPISRLAECVEETEQDLKASPLPCPIVGHVGDGNFHVAILIDPNKPEELVEAERLNHRIVQRALRMDGTCTGEHGVGLHKMGFLLEEHGEVAVDTMRSIKHALDPHNLMNPGKIFTWAA, from the coding sequence GTGAATCATCCCGTGCCGCCGGCCCCGCTGCGCCGACCGTTTCCCGCCGAATTGCTGAGCGCCCTCAAAGCCGCCTTCGCTGATCGCGTGTCCGTCTCCGACGCCGTGCGCGCCCATCATGGCCGCGACGAATCGCCGTTCGACCCGCAACTGCCTGACGCCGTCGTGTTCGCACGCACGACCGAAGACGTGCAAACCATCGTCAAACTGTGCGGCCAGTACAATGTGCCGATCATCCCTTACGGCAACGGCTCGTCGCTCGAAGGGCATCTGCTTGCCGTGCAAGGCGGCGTATCGATCGATCTGTCGGAAATGAACCGGGTGTTGTCGATCAACGCCGAAGACCTGACGGTCACCGTCGAGCCCGGCATCTCACGCAAGCAGTTGAACGAGGCATTGCGCGACACGGGTCTGTTCTTCCCGATCGACCCGGGCGCGGACGCGAGCATCGGCGGCATGTCGGCCACGCGCGCCTCGGGCACCAACGCCGTGCGCTACGGCACGATGCGCGAGAACGTGCTCGGGCTGACCGTGGTGCTGGCCGACGGCCGCGTGATCAAAACTGGCACGCGGGCCCGCAAGTCGTCCGCGGGGTACGACCTCACGCGCCTGTTCGTCGGCTCGGAAGGCACGCTCGGCGTGATCACGGAAATCACCGTGCGCCTGTATCCGCAACCCGAAGCGGTGTCAGCGGCGGTGTGCGCGTTCCCGTCCATGGGCGCTGCGGTTCGCGCAGTGATTGAAACGATCCAGATGGGTGTGCCGATTGCGCGCGTCGAGTTCGTCGACTCGCTCGCCATCCGCTCCATCAATCGCCACTCGAATCTGACGCTGCGTGAAGCGCCCACGCTATTCTTCGAATTCCACGGCACAGAGGCCGGCGTGAAGGAGCAAGCCGAGCTGGTGCAGGAGATCGCCGCGCAGAATGCCGGCGAAGGCTTCGAATGGGCGACCCGCCCGGAGGATCGCAGCCGTCTGTGGAACGCGCGCCACAACGCCTATTTCGCCATGCTGCAACTGAAGCCCGGCTGCCGCGCGGTCACCACCGACGTCTGCGTGCCGATCTCACGTCTCGCGGAATGCGTGGAGGAAACCGAACAGGATCTGAAAGCCTCGCCGCTGCCCTGCCCGATCGTCGGCCATGTGGGCGACGGCAATTTCCATGTCGCGATTCTGATCGATCCCAACAAGCCGGAAGAACTCGTCGAAGCCGAGCGTCTGAACCATCGCATCGTGCAACGCGCGCTGCGCATGGACGGCACCTGCACGGGCGAGCACGGCGTTGGGCTGCACAAGATGGGCTTCCTGCTCGAAGAGCACGGTGAAGTCGCGGTCGATACGATGCGCTCCATCAAGCATGCGCTCGATCCGCACAATCTGATGAACCCGGGCAAGATCTTCACCTGGGCAGCTTGA
- a CDS encoding FAD-linked oxidase C-terminal domain-containing protein, which yields MNAPAELTAEVLAQRQREVVQALMAVLPTHCLLYREEDTVAYECDGLAAYRRLPLAVALPETESQVQRIVQICHRLDVPIVPRGAGTGLSGGAMPIRHGVVVSLARFRKIVEVDSYARTATVQPGVRNLSISEAAAPYGLYYAPDPSSQIACTIGGNVSENSGGVHCLKYGLTVHNVMRVRAVTMEGEIVEFGSLAPDAPGLDLLAVLIGSEGMFAIVTEVTVKLIPKPQTAQVIMASFDDVVKGGDAVAGIIAAGIIPAGLEMMDKPATRAVEEFVHAGYDLDAAAILLCESDGTPEEVADEIVRMTAVLREQGATRIQISRSENERLRFWSGRKNAFPAAGRISPDYYCMDGTVPRRSIGPLLARIEVMEKTYNLRCINVFHAGDGNMHPLILFNGNDQDEWHRAEAFGCDILEACVELGGTVTGEHGVGIEKINSMCVQFSPEERDTFHAVKRAFDAPGLLNPDKGIPTRARCAEYGKMHVRGGLLPHPELPRF from the coding sequence ATGAACGCACCCGCTGAACTGACGGCCGAAGTACTCGCCCAGCGCCAGCGCGAAGTCGTGCAGGCGCTAATGGCGGTATTGCCGACCCATTGTTTGCTGTATCGCGAAGAAGACACCGTCGCCTACGAGTGCGACGGTCTCGCAGCCTACCGGCGTCTGCCGCTCGCGGTGGCGTTGCCGGAGACGGAATCGCAGGTCCAGCGCATCGTGCAGATCTGCCATCGCCTCGACGTGCCGATCGTGCCGCGCGGCGCGGGCACGGGTCTGTCCGGCGGTGCCATGCCCATCCGTCACGGCGTGGTGGTGTCGCTCGCGCGCTTCCGCAAGATCGTCGAAGTCGATTCGTACGCGCGGACAGCCACGGTGCAACCCGGTGTGCGCAATCTGTCCATCTCCGAAGCCGCCGCACCTTACGGTCTGTATTACGCGCCGGACCCGTCGTCGCAGATCGCCTGCACGATCGGCGGCAATGTCTCCGAGAATTCCGGCGGCGTTCACTGCCTCAAATACGGTCTCACGGTGCATAACGTGATGCGCGTGCGCGCCGTCACCATGGAAGGCGAAATCGTCGAGTTCGGCTCGCTCGCACCCGACGCGCCCGGCCTCGATCTGCTGGCCGTGCTGATCGGCAGCGAAGGCATGTTCGCGATCGTCACCGAAGTCACCGTCAAGCTGATTCCGAAGCCGCAAACGGCGCAGGTCATCATGGCCAGTTTCGACGACGTCGTGAAAGGCGGCGACGCGGTCGCCGGCATCATTGCGGCGGGCATCATCCCGGCGGGACTGGAGATGATGGACAAGCCGGCCACGCGCGCCGTCGAGGAATTCGTCCACGCGGGCTACGATCTCGACGCGGCGGCGATCCTGCTGTGCGAATCGGACGGCACGCCTGAAGAAGTCGCCGATGAAATCGTGCGCATGACAGCGGTGCTGCGCGAACAGGGCGCCACCCGCATCCAGATCTCCCGCTCGGAGAACGAACGGCTGCGCTTCTGGTCGGGGCGCAAGAATGCGTTCCCGGCCGCCGGGCGCATTTCACCCGACTATTACTGCATGGACGGCACCGTACCGCGCCGCAGTATCGGACCGTTGCTGGCGCGTATCGAGGTCATGGAGAAGACCTACAACCTGCGCTGCATCAACGTATTCCATGCGGGCGACGGCAACATGCATCCGCTGATCCTGTTCAACGGCAACGACCAGGACGAGTGGCACCGCGCCGAAGCGTTCGGTTGCGACATCCTCGAAGCGTGCGTGGAACTGGGCGGCACGGTGACTGGTGAGCACGGTGTGGGCATCGAGAAGATCAATTCGATGTGCGTGCAGTTTTCGCCCGAAGAACGCGACACATTCCACGCGGTCAAGCGGGCTTTCGACGCGCCCGGCCTGCTCAACCCCGATAAGGGCATTCCCACGCGGGCGCGCTGCGCCGAATACGGCAAGATGCATGTGCGCGGCGGCCTGCTGCCGCATCCGGAGTTGCCCCGCTTTTAA
- the glcE gene encoding glycolate oxidase subunit GlcE has product MEEDDIVTVWSDRVRSASAEGRALRIRGGGTKDWYGQTLEGDILDTRAYRGIIAYDPAELVITARAGTPLLEIEAALADHHQMLAFEPPHFGPQATFGGCIAAGIAGPRRPSAGAARDFVLGAVIMNGQGQKLHFGGQVVKNVAGYDVSRLMAGSLGTLGLILELSIKVLPLPQAEATLKFDMNGTDAVRKLNEWGGRPLPITASAWRHGTLAVRLAGAEAAVKSAKVALGGEVVDAVEAERFWAGLREQTDSFFAAIPPRAALWRLALPSITEPLQLPGAQLMEWGGGQRWWITDTDAQTVRISAKQAGGHATIFRTGHGYDRGAGVFTPLPAPLMKIHRGLKTAFDPARIFNRGRLYPDF; this is encoded by the coding sequence ATGGAAGAGGACGACATCGTCACCGTGTGGTCGGACCGTGTGCGGTCGGCCAGCGCCGAGGGGCGCGCGTTGCGCATCCGTGGCGGCGGCACCAAAGACTGGTACGGTCAGACGCTGGAAGGTGACATCCTCGACACGCGCGCTTATCGCGGCATCATCGCGTACGATCCGGCGGAGCTGGTCATCACCGCGCGCGCGGGCACGCCCCTGCTGGAGATCGAGGCCGCGCTCGCCGACCATCATCAGATGCTCGCCTTCGAACCGCCGCACTTCGGGCCGCAGGCCACCTTCGGCGGCTGCATCGCCGCGGGCATTGCCGGTCCGCGCCGCCCGTCGGCCGGCGCGGCGCGCGACTTCGTGCTCGGCGCCGTGATCATGAACGGCCAGGGCCAGAAGCTGCATTTCGGCGGCCAGGTGGTGAAGAACGTCGCGGGCTATGACGTTTCGCGCCTGATGGCCGGCTCGCTCGGCACGCTGGGACTGATCCTGGAACTGTCGATCAAGGTGCTGCCGTTGCCGCAGGCGGAAGCCACGCTCAAATTCGACATGAACGGCACCGACGCGGTCCGTAAGCTCAACGAATGGGGCGGGCGGCCGCTGCCGATTACCGCGAGCGCCTGGCGTCATGGCACGCTGGCCGTGCGCCTCGCCGGCGCCGAGGCCGCAGTCAAGTCGGCAAAGGTGGCGCTCGGCGGCGAAGTCGTCGATGCGGTCGAAGCCGAACGGTTCTGGGCGGGCCTGCGCGAGCAGACCGACTCGTTCTTCGCCGCCATTCCGCCGCGCGCCGCGCTGTGGCGCCTCGCACTGCCTTCGATCACGGAGCCGCTGCAACTGCCCGGCGCGCAACTCATGGAATGGGGCGGCGGCCAGCGCTGGTGGATCACCGACACCGACGCGCAAACCGTGCGAATCAGCGCCAAGCAGGCCGGCGGCCACGCCACGATTTTCCGCACCGGTCACGGCTACGACCGCGGCGCCGGTGTGTTCACCCCGCTTCCCGCGCCGCTGATGAAAATCCATCGAGGCCTGAAAACCGCCTTCGACCCGGCCCGCATCTTCAATCGCGGCCGTCTCTACCCCGACTTCTGA
- the glcF gene encoding glycolate oxidase subunit GlcF, with the protein MQTNLADFIRNTPDGDEADGILRNCVHCGFCTATCPTYQILGDELDGPRGRIYLIKQMVEGAPVTRSTQVHLDRCLTCRNCETTCPSGVQYGRLVEIGRKLTEEKVTRPFSQRLVRRMLASFVPNSALFTPTMRIGQHFRPLLPKKLRDKVPARQRPLEWPTAKHPRKMLMLAGCVQPSMMPNVNIATARVLDALGVETLIAPDAGCCGAIRLHLGYNDEALDDLRANIDAWWPYVEQGAEAIVMNASGCGATVKEYAHLLRHDPAYAEKARRVVELTRDVAEILPEFEEALVAVTRRRSVHTVAFHPPCTLQHGQQIRGKVEHLLAALGVEVRLPADSHLCCGSAGTYSLTQPKLSYALRDQKLERLQAQEPQVIVSANVGCIAHLQSGTSTPVAHWIELVEHMLSV; encoded by the coding sequence ATGCAAACCAACCTCGCGGACTTCATTCGCAACACGCCCGATGGCGACGAAGCCGACGGCATCTTGCGCAATTGCGTGCATTGCGGTTTCTGCACGGCCACTTGCCCGACCTATCAGATACTCGGCGACGAACTCGACGGACCACGCGGACGCATCTATCTGATCAAGCAGATGGTCGAAGGCGCGCCGGTCACGCGCAGCACTCAGGTGCACCTCGACCGCTGCCTGACCTGCCGCAACTGCGAAACGACCTGCCCGTCCGGCGTGCAATATGGCCGGCTGGTGGAAATCGGCCGCAAGCTCACTGAAGAAAAAGTCACGAGGCCGTTCAGTCAACGGCTGGTGCGGCGCATGCTCGCGAGCTTCGTGCCGAACAGCGCGCTCTTCACGCCGACCATGCGCATCGGCCAGCATTTTCGTCCGTTGTTGCCCAAGAAGCTGCGCGACAAGGTGCCCGCGCGGCAGCGTCCGCTCGAATGGCCGACCGCGAAACATCCACGCAAGATGCTGATGCTGGCCGGTTGCGTGCAACCTTCGATGATGCCGAACGTCAACATCGCCACCGCGCGCGTGCTCGACGCGCTCGGCGTGGAAACGCTGATCGCGCCGGATGCCGGCTGCTGCGGCGCGATCCGTCTGCATCTGGGCTACAACGATGAAGCGCTCGACGACCTGCGCGCCAACATCGACGCATGGTGGCCGTACGTCGAACAAGGAGCGGAGGCGATCGTGATGAACGCGTCCGGCTGCGGCGCGACCGTCAAGGAATATGCGCACCTGTTGCGCCACGATCCAGCGTACGCGGAGAAGGCGCGCCGCGTGGTGGAATTGACGCGCGACGTCGCGGAGATCCTGCCCGAGTTCGAAGAAGCGCTGGTCGCGGTCACGCGCCGCCGCTCGGTGCACACGGTGGCGTTTCATCCGCCTTGCACGTTGCAGCATGGTCAGCAGATTCGCGGCAAGGTTGAGCATCTGCTGGCCGCGCTGGGTGTCGAGGTGCGCCTGCCCGCGGACAGTCATCTGTGTTGCGGCTCGGCCGGCACTTATTCGCTGACGCAGCCCAAGCTCTCGTATGCGCTGCGCGATCAGAAGCTCGAACGGTTGCAGGCGCAAGAGCCGCAGGTGATCGTATCGGCGAACGTCGGCTGCATTGCGCATCTGCAAAGCGGCACGTCGACGCCGGTCGCGCACTGGATAGAACTAGTCGAGCACATGCTGTCCGTATAA
- a CDS encoding YggS family pyridoxal phosphate-dependent enzyme has product MPDLIHNLEAVQQRIAMAAHVAGRDTRSVHLLAVSKTFPAEDVRAAYAAGQRAFGENYVQEALTKIEALADLRATLDWHFIGPLQSNKTRPVAEQFDWVHSVDRLKIAQRLSEQRPDNLPPLNVCLQVNISGEASKSGVSIPEAVEVAQAIAALPKLNLRGLMAIPEPTGGIDEQRVPHRHLRELFERLCNDGLELDTLSMGMSSDLEAAVLEGATIVRVGTAIFGARDYSN; this is encoded by the coding sequence ATGCCCGATCTGATTCACAACCTCGAGGCGGTGCAGCAGCGCATCGCCATGGCCGCGCACGTGGCCGGACGCGATACGCGCTCGGTCCATCTGCTGGCGGTCTCCAAGACCTTCCCCGCCGAAGACGTACGCGCCGCCTACGCAGCCGGCCAGCGCGCGTTCGGTGAAAACTACGTGCAGGAAGCCCTCACCAAGATCGAGGCGCTCGCCGATTTGCGCGCCACGCTCGACTGGCATTTCATCGGTCCGTTGCAATCGAACAAGACGCGGCCGGTCGCCGAGCAGTTCGACTGGGTGCATTCGGTCGATCGGTTGAAGATCGCGCAGCGGCTCTCGGAGCAGCGTCCGGACAACCTGCCGCCACTCAACGTATGCCTGCAGGTCAACATCAGTGGCGAGGCGTCGAAGAGCGGCGTGAGCATTCCCGAGGCGGTGGAAGTCGCGCAGGCGATCGCCGCCCTGCCGAAGCTGAATTTACGCGGCCTGATGGCGATTCCCGAGCCGACCGGCGGCATCGACGAGCAGCGCGTGCCGCATCGGCACTTGCGTGAGTTGTTCGAGCGTCTGTGTAACGACGGACTCGAACTCGACACGCTGTCCATGGGTATGTCGAGCGACCTCGAGGCCGCGGTGCTGGAAGGCGCGACGATCGTGCGCGTCGGCACCGCGATCTTCGGCGCCCGAGATTACTCCAACTGA
- the proC gene encoding pyrroline-5-carboxylate reductase, whose protein sequence is MKIAFIGGGNMAAALIGGLIKRGVAPADLYAIDPSEDARKRNEQQFGIKTGAAADTPLAAYDAVVLAVKPQILKSVAETIAPHLNASQLAVSIVAGIRMNDMSRWLNGHNRIVRVMPNTPALIGMGVTGLVATGSVDEAGRALASQVLGAVGETVWFDDEAKIDAVTAISGSGPAYVFYFIEALQEAARQLGMDDAQGRALALATFTGAAQLAANSDEPPSLLRERVTSKGGTTAAALASFDASGIKDAIVRGVLAADARAKEMGDEFGKQ, encoded by the coding sequence ATGAAAATTGCTTTTATCGGCGGGGGCAACATGGCCGCCGCGTTGATCGGCGGCCTCATTAAGCGTGGCGTCGCACCCGCTGACCTCTACGCAATCGATCCCAGCGAAGACGCGCGCAAGCGCAATGAGCAGCAATTCGGCATCAAGACCGGCGCCGCCGCGGACACCCCGCTCGCCGCCTACGACGCAGTCGTGCTGGCAGTGAAGCCGCAGATCCTGAAGAGCGTCGCCGAGACGATCGCGCCGCATCTGAACGCGTCGCAACTGGCTGTGAGCATCGTCGCGGGCATTCGCATGAACGACATGTCGCGCTGGCTGAATGGGCACAACCGTATCGTGCGCGTCATGCCGAACACACCGGCGCTGATCGGCATGGGCGTGACAGGTCTCGTCGCGACCGGCAGCGTTGACGAAGCGGGCCGCGCACTCGCGTCGCAAGTGCTCGGCGCGGTCGGCGAAACCGTCTGGTTCGACGACGAAGCGAAGATCGACGCCGTCACCGCAATCTCGGGCAGCGGGCCGGCCTACGTGTTCTATTTCATCGAGGCGTTGCAGGAAGCCGCGCGCCAGCTCGGCATGGATGACGCGCAAGGCCGCGCGCTGGCCTTGGCGACCTTTACCGGCGCGGCGCAGCTGGCCGCGAATTCCGACGAGCCGCCGAGCCTGTTGCGCGAACGCGTGACGTCGAAGGGCGGCACGACGGCGGCGGCGCTGGCGTCGTTCGACGCGAGCGGCATCAAGGATGCGATCGTGCGCGGCGTGCTCGCCGCCGATGCCCGCGCCAAGGAAATGGGCGACGAGTTCGGCAAGCAGTGA
- the ubiA gene encoding 4-hydroxybenzoate octaprenyltransferase — translation MFARLPLYLRLVRMDKPIGSLLLLWPTLNALWIASAGHPTWPLLVIFIVGTVLMRSAGCAINDYADRDFDRYVKRTENRPITSGKIKAWEAVALAAALSLLAFLLILPLNTLTKELSVAALFVAGSYPFTKRFFAIPQAYLGIAFGFGIPMAFAAIQNHVPLLAWVMLLANVFWSVAYDTEYAMVDRDDDIKIGIRTSALTFGRFDVAAIMLCYAVTLGIYVGIGVMLGFGLLYWLGWAAAAGCAIYHYTLIRDRERMACFAAFRHNNWLGGALFVGIAAHYAAGSF, via the coding sequence ATGTTCGCTCGACTTCCCCTGTATCTGCGCCTCGTGCGCATGGACAAGCCGATCGGCAGCCTGCTGCTGCTGTGGCCGACGCTCAACGCGCTGTGGATCGCCTCCGCCGGTCATCCGACGTGGCCGCTGCTGGTGATTTTCATCGTGGGCACGGTGCTGATGCGCTCGGCCGGCTGCGCGATCAACGATTACGCGGATCGCGACTTCGATCGCTACGTGAAGCGCACGGAGAATCGTCCGATCACGTCGGGCAAGATCAAGGCGTGGGAAGCGGTGGCGCTGGCGGCCGCTTTGTCGCTGCTCGCGTTTCTGCTGATTCTGCCGCTCAATACGCTGACCAAGGAACTCTCGGTGGCGGCGCTGTTCGTCGCCGGTTCATATCCGTTCACCAAGCGGTTCTTCGCGATTCCACAGGCTTATCTGGGAATCGCGTTCGGCTTCGGCATCCCAATGGCGTTCGCCGCGATTCAGAACCACGTGCCGCTGCTCGCATGGGTGATGCTGCTGGCTAACGTGTTCTGGTCGGTGGCGTACGACACCGAATACGCGATGGTCGACCGCGACGACGACATCAAGATCGGCATCCGCACGTCGGCGTTGACGTTCGGCCGCTTCGACGTGGCCGCGATCATGCTTTGCTACGCGGTGACGCTGGGGATCTACGTCGGGATTGGCGTGATGCTCGGCTTCGGCTTGCTGTACTGGCTGGGCTGGGCGGCGGCCGCGGGCTGCGCGATCTATCACTACACGCTGATCCGCGACCGTGAACGGATGGCGTGCTTCGCCGCGTTCCGGCATAACAACTGGCTGGGCGGCGCGCTGTTCGTCGGTATTGCCGCGCATTACGCGGCGGGCTCGTTTTAA
- a CDS encoding Dps family protein — translation MAKKEAAAAIQHVNIGISDKDRKKIAEGLSRLLADTYTLYLKTHNFHWNVTGPMFNTLHLMFETQYNELALAVDSIAERIRALGVHAPGSYKDFAKLSSIPEADGVPPAEEMIRQLVEGQEAVVRTARAIFPSTEAANDEPTADLLTQRMQTHEKTAWMLRAMLA, via the coding sequence ATGGCCAAAAAAGAAGCCGCAGCAGCCATACAGCACGTCAATATCGGGATCAGCGACAAGGATCGCAAGAAGATTGCGGAAGGTCTGTCGCGCCTGCTCGCCGACACCTATACGCTGTACCTGAAGACCCACAATTTCCACTGGAACGTGACGGGTCCGATGTTCAACACGCTGCACCTCATGTTCGAAACGCAGTACAACGAGCTGGCGCTGGCGGTCGATTCGATCGCTGAGCGGATTCGTGCGCTGGGCGTGCATGCGCCGGGCAGCTACAAAGATTTCGCCAAGCTGTCGTCGATTCCGGAAGCGGACGGCGTGCCGCCCGCGGAAGAAATGATCCGCCAACTGGTGGAAGGTCAGGAAGCCGTCGTGCGTACCGCGCGCGCGATTTTCCCGTCGACGGAAGCCGCCAACGACGAGCCGACCGCCGACCTGCTGACGCAACGCATGCAAACGCACGAAAAGACCGCGTGGATGCTGCGCGCGATGCTGGCTTAA